A single region of the Pseudorhodoplanes sp. genome encodes:
- a CDS encoding DUF2189 domain-containing protein translates to MLRVFTFSCASARFSARYRTLLCCRGDNFRRRAYIWFTAGRNSGVTSAGTQRISCPEPRDRSKNGKGGMIMATFHVISGAGEAPAQPIVRKIGFADLKDALMKGIDDFWAMPTHVLLLAVIYPIVGLMLARLSFGYNMMPILFPLAAGFALIGPFAAIGFYELSRRREEGLDTAWTHAFEVGRSSSAAAIAALALLLMAIFVVWLGVAQWVYQSLFGYGSPESLEQFLKDIFTTREGWTLIILGNAIGFLFAVAAFSLSVISFPLLLDHDVGAVVAMHTSIKSVLVNPVVMAAWGLFIAVALVIGALPFFVGLAVVMPILGHASWHLYRKVVAPDLSPRPELHHPRKGRRYAADFPVVLFPWARDKE, encoded by the coding sequence GTGCTGCGGGTCTTCACGTTTTCGTGCGCGAGCGCCAGGTTCTCGGCAAGATACCGAACTCTACTCTGCTGCCGGGGCGACAACTTTCGAAGAAGAGCGTATATTTGGTTTACAGCAGGTCGCAACTCCGGCGTGACCAGCGCGGGAACACAACGTATTAGTTGCCCGGAGCCTCGCGACCGTTCGAAGAACGGGAAGGGAGGCATGATCATGGCCACATTCCATGTGATTAGCGGCGCGGGTGAAGCGCCTGCGCAGCCGATCGTGCGCAAGATTGGATTTGCAGATTTGAAAGATGCTTTGATGAAAGGCATCGATGACTTCTGGGCGATGCCGACACATGTGCTGCTTCTCGCCGTGATCTATCCCATCGTAGGACTCATGCTGGCGCGCCTGTCATTCGGCTACAACATGATGCCGATCCTGTTTCCGCTCGCGGCGGGTTTTGCGCTGATCGGTCCCTTTGCGGCGATCGGCTTCTACGAGCTGAGCCGACGCCGCGAGGAGGGTCTGGACACAGCCTGGACGCACGCCTTTGAAGTGGGACGCAGTTCGTCTGCAGCCGCCATTGCTGCTCTCGCGCTGCTGTTGATGGCGATCTTCGTGGTCTGGCTCGGCGTTGCCCAATGGGTCTATCAGTCGCTTTTCGGCTATGGTTCGCCGGAATCCCTTGAACAATTCCTCAAGGATATCTTCACCACCCGGGAGGGCTGGACGCTGATTATTCTCGGCAATGCTATCGGCTTCCTGTTCGCGGTCGCGGCGTTCTCGCTCTCCGTCATTTCCTTCCCGCTTTTGCTGGATCACGATGTGGGCGCAGTCGTCGCCATGCACACGTCGATCAAGTCGGTTCTGGTTAATCCGGTTGTCATGGCGGCTTGGGGCTTGTTCATCGCCGTCGCTTTGGTGATTGGCGCGCTGCCATTTTTTGTCGGCCTTGCGGTGGTTATGCCGATCTTGGGGCATGCAAGCTGGCATCTGTACCGCAAAGTGGTGGCGCCGGATCTGAGCCCGCGCCCGGAGTTACATCATCCGCGGAAAGGCCGGCGCTATGCCGCGGACTTCCCCGTTGTTCTCTTTCCGTGGGCGCGTGACAAGGAATAA
- a CDS encoding glutamine synthetase, translated as MSFVERHDLWSGEQMKAAASVEQDIQAHKLELVRFSFPDQHGVLRGKTVAAREAAKLMRNGVAMTSTLLAKDTSHRTVFPVFTPGGGFGMPEMEGAGDFLMIADPTTFRVLPWAPNTGWLLCDIYFPNGKPVPFSTRQLYRNALSRLSDAGFDFVAGLEVEFHLFKLEDPKLAPADCTWPGEPPDVSFIHQGFQLLTEARADQIEPVLEPFWRTVTALGLPFRSMEVELGPSQCEFTFRPMPGLQAADMMILFRSAMKQVARRQGLHCTFMCRPGLPNIFSSGWHLHQSLLDSKTKANVFVSNDGAQVLSPFGRSYLAGLLVNARAAAAFATPTLNGYKRYRAYALAPDRVIWGQDNRGVMVRVMGRAGDPATHLENRIGEPAANPYLYMASQIVAGLDGVGCELDPGPSADTPYETKAEPMPKSLGEALDALRTSACFRKGFGNGFVDYYLRIKDAEIARYRAEEKEDTSEVTHWEQKEYFDLF; from the coding sequence ATGAGTTTTGTCGAGCGGCATGATCTGTGGTCCGGCGAGCAGATGAAGGCTGCCGCCTCGGTCGAGCAGGACATTCAAGCGCACAAGCTTGAGCTTGTGCGTTTTTCCTTTCCCGATCAGCACGGCGTGCTGCGGGGCAAGACCGTGGCGGCGCGCGAGGCCGCCAAATTGATGCGTAACGGGGTCGCGATGACGTCGACCCTGCTTGCCAAGGATACCTCGCATCGCACCGTATTTCCGGTCTTCACGCCGGGCGGCGGTTTCGGCATGCCGGAAATGGAAGGCGCCGGCGATTTTCTGATGATCGCTGATCCGACGACGTTTCGCGTTCTGCCCTGGGCGCCGAATACCGGCTGGCTGCTGTGCGACATCTATTTTCCGAATGGAAAGCCGGTTCCGTTTTCCACCCGGCAGCTTTATCGCAACGCGCTCTCGCGTCTTTCCGACGCCGGCTTTGATTTTGTTGCGGGTCTTGAAGTCGAATTTCATCTCTTCAAGCTGGAAGATCCGAAGCTCGCGCCGGCTGACTGCACATGGCCCGGCGAACCGCCGGACGTGAGTTTCATCCACCAGGGATTCCAACTCCTCACCGAAGCGCGCGCGGATCAGATAGAGCCCGTGCTTGAGCCTTTCTGGCGCACCGTGACTGCGCTCGGTCTGCCGTTCCGTTCCATGGAGGTGGAGCTCGGACCGAGCCAGTGCGAATTCACCTTCCGTCCGATGCCGGGGCTGCAGGCTGCCGACATGATGATACTGTTCCGCAGCGCCATGAAGCAGGTGGCGCGCCGGCAGGGGCTGCATTGCACCTTCATGTGCCGGCCGGGTCTGCCGAATATTTTTTCGAGCGGCTGGCACCTGCATCAGTCGCTGCTCGATTCGAAAACCAAGGCCAACGTCTTTGTTTCTAATGATGGAGCACAGGTGCTTTCGCCCTTCGGCCGGTCCTACCTCGCCGGCCTGCTGGTCAATGCCAGGGCGGCCGCGGCTTTCGCGACGCCGACGCTCAATGGCTACAAGCGCTATCGCGCCTATGCTCTGGCGCCCGACCGGGTGATTTGGGGGCAGGATAACCGCGGCGTGATGGTGCGGGTGATGGGTCGCGCAGGCGATCCGGCAACGCATCTGGAAAATCGCATCGGCGAACCGGCGGCTAATCCTTATCTCTATATGGCGTCCCAGATTGTTGCGGGCCTTGACGGTGTGGGGTGTGAGCTTGATCCGGGGCCGTCCGCGGATACGCCTTATGAGACCAAGGCGGAACCGATGCCCAAATCGCTCGGCGAGGCGCTTGATGCGCTGCGGACAAGCGCATGCTTCCGCAAGGGGTTCGGCAACGGCTTTGTCGATTATTATCTGCGCATCAAGGACGCGGAGATTGCGCGGTATCGGGCAGAAGAAAAAGAGGACACATCCGAAGTGACGCACTGGGAACAGAAGGAATATTTCGACCTGTTCTGA